Proteins from one Prevotella sp. E2-28 genomic window:
- a CDS encoding DNA-binding protein — protein MAVHIKLIKNNIKSSSSYGKYFAKTVSQGEVTLNEIAAEACRNSGFGEGAVIGVVTELQDILKQRLSEGQTVILPGIGRFSLRVESIGVDDPKTFNIRRHITRIVCGFLPAGRRIQGRHILYDFCEGVKAVWQTGFKP, from the coding sequence ATGGCAGTACATATTAAACTTATCAAGAACAACATCAAGAGCAGCAGTTCTTACGGGAAATATTTTGCAAAAACAGTCAGTCAGGGTGAGGTGACGCTCAATGAGATAGCCGCTGAAGCTTGTCGCAACAGCGGCTTCGGTGAGGGCGCCGTCATCGGTGTAGTGACGGAACTGCAGGATATCCTGAAGCAGAGGCTCTCAGAGGGGCAGACGGTCATTCTCCCTGGCATCGGCCGTTTCAGTCTTCGTGTAGAGAGCATCGGGGTGGATGACCCGAAGACATTCAACATCCGCCGTCACATCACCCGCATCGTCTGCGGTTTCTTGCCTGCCGGTCGCCGTATCCAGGGTCGTCATATCCTCTACGACTTCTGCGAGGGGGTCAAAGCCGTATGGCAGACGGGGTTTAAACCTTAA
- a CDS encoding flavodoxin family protein: protein MKVLLLNGSANRKGNTFTALSEIAKQLKKNGVESEIMQMGNKPVRGCIACGQCRAKQLGQCVFDDDVCNRIVEKLNEADALIVGSPVYYGQPNGAVMAVLQRAFFSGAKVQNKPAAAVAICRRGGATAAYQTLNMIFEMMNMPVVTSQYWNIAYGLAPGEVTQDTEGMQTMRTLANNMAWLLKKIHANSNPDYPEREEWQGMNFIR from the coding sequence ATGAAGGTATTATTATTAAACGGAAGTGCCAACAGGAAAGGCAACACTTTTACTGCACTCTCTGAGATTGCCAAGCAACTGAAGAAGAATGGTGTAGAGTCGGAAATCATGCAAATGGGCAACAAGCCTGTCCGTGGCTGCATTGCCTGTGGCCAGTGCAGGGCAAAGCAACTGGGCCAGTGTGTCTTCGATGATGATGTCTGCAACCGTATCGTTGAAAAGCTAAACGAGGCTGATGCGCTCATCGTGGGTTCGCCCGTCTATTACGGTCAGCCCAACGGTGCTGTGATGGCAGTGCTGCAACGTGCTTTCTTCTCAGGTGCCAAGGTTCAGAACAAGCCTGCGGCAGCGGTAGCCATTTGCCGTCGTGGCGGTGCTACGGCTGCTTATCAGACGCTGAACATGATATTCGAGATGATGAACATGCCTGTGGTTACTTCCCAATATTGGAACATCGCCTACGGCTTGGCTCCTGGTGAAGTAACACAGGACACAGAGGGTATGCAGACCATGCGAACCTTGGCAAACAATATGGCTTGGTTGCTGAAGAAGATTCACGCCAATAGTAATCCCGATTACCCTGAACGCGAAGAGTGGCAAGGCATGAACTTTATCAGATGA
- a CDS encoding nuclear transport factor 2 family protein: MQAKTDKEQIETLYRDMYEAMVAKDTVVLNRVHADDFVLTHMTGMHQSKQEYIKAITNGTLNYFSAEHEQMEIKVSGNHATLTGRSRVTAAVFGGGRHTWHLQLTFQLVKRNGQWMFTNARASTY, encoded by the coding sequence ATGCAAGCAAAGACGGACAAAGAACAGATAGAAACTCTCTATCGAGACATGTACGAGGCTATGGTGGCAAAGGACACGGTGGTACTAAACCGTGTCCATGCCGATGATTTTGTGCTGACTCACATGACAGGGATGCACCAGTCGAAGCAGGAATACATCAAGGCGATCACCAATGGTACGCTAAACTATTTTTCTGCCGAGCATGAGCAGATGGAGATCAAAGTCAGCGGCAATCATGCTACGCTGACAGGTCGCAGCCGAGTTACTGCAGCTGTTTTCGGAGGCGGACGTCATACTTGGCATCTGCAACTCACGTTCCAGTTAGTTAAACGTAACGGTCAGTGGATGTTCACCAATGCCAGAGCATCAACATATTAA
- a CDS encoding SDR family oxidoreductase gives MMKQISVLVGAGSIGQAIIRRVSAGKHIVLADYSIENAQRAARTLEDAGFECSTIQCDLGSKEDILKLVEFATNKGDVTNVVNAAGVSPSQAPVEEILRVDLYGTSVLLEEFGKVIAEGGSGVIISSQSGHRLPALPQEQNDALATTPVDELLDLPFLKEINDTLKAYQYSKRCNVLRVMFEATRWGRRGATINSISPGIIITPLANDELHGPRKEGYLKMIEGMPARRAGTPDEVGDMAEFLMSSRGRFISGADFLVDGGCTASYWYGDLQYLKATH, from the coding sequence ATGATGAAACAGATATCAGTATTAGTGGGTGCTGGCAGTATCGGACAGGCTATTATCCGTCGTGTGTCGGCTGGTAAGCACATTGTGCTGGCAGACTACTCCATAGAGAATGCTCAGCGAGCAGCAAGGACATTGGAAGATGCAGGATTTGAGTGCTCAACTATCCAATGCGACCTTGGCTCGAAAGAGGACATCCTGAAGTTGGTAGAGTTTGCCACCAACAAGGGAGACGTGACAAATGTTGTCAATGCTGCTGGTGTATCGCCGTCACAGGCTCCTGTGGAAGAAATACTACGCGTAGACCTCTATGGAACAAGTGTCCTGTTGGAAGAGTTCGGTAAGGTGATTGCAGAGGGTGGCTCAGGTGTGATTATCTCGTCACAAAGCGGTCATCGTCTGCCAGCCTTACCACAAGAGCAAAACGATGCCTTAGCAACGACTCCTGTTGACGAACTGTTAGATTTGCCATTCCTAAAGGAAATCAACGACACGCTGAAAGCATACCAATACTCGAAGCGTTGCAATGTGCTCCGGGTGATGTTTGAGGCTACCCGCTGGGGGCGTCGTGGAGCTACCATTAACTCTATCTCACCAGGTATCATCATCACGCCATTGGCTAACGATGAGTTACACGGTCCGCGTAAGGAAGGCTACCTGAAGATGATAGAGGGCATGCCAGCCCGTCGTGCAGGAACGCCAGACGAAGTGGGCGATATGGCTGAGTTCCTGATGTCCTCCCGTGGCCGTTTCATCAGCGGTGCCGATTTCCTGGTTGACGGAGGTTGCACAGCCTCCTACTGGTATGGTGACCTGCAATATCTAAAAGCGACACATTGA
- a CDS encoding aldo/keto reductase, producing the protein MEYIKLYNGVQMPTLGYGVFLVSPEECERCVSDALSVGYRLIDTAQAYQNEEGVGNAWRKSGVKREDLFLVTKVWISNNGEERAAKSIDESLRKLQTDYIDLLLIHQAYGDVFGTWRAMEKAYRAGKVRAIGVSNFQAGRFFDFAHYVDVKPMVNQLQCNTLIQQTDIEPIHAEFGTKMMAWGPLGGQGVDGIVKSEVLTAIGAKYGKSAAQVALRWLTQRGVVAIPKSSHKERMAQNFDIFDFTLSDDEMAHIAKMNQHDAGTRDFGDPQFVKYLIKTYG; encoded by the coding sequence ATGGAATACATAAAACTATACAATGGTGTTCAGATGCCGACATTGGGCTATGGTGTGTTTCTCGTAAGCCCTGAAGAGTGTGAACGTTGCGTGAGTGATGCATTAAGTGTAGGCTATCGCCTGATTGACACGGCACAGGCCTACCAGAATGAGGAGGGCGTTGGCAATGCCTGGCGCAAGAGTGGCGTCAAGCGCGAAGACCTGTTCCTTGTGACAAAGGTCTGGATTTCGAACAACGGTGAGGAACGGGCAGCCAAGAGCATCGATGAGAGTCTCCGCAAGTTGCAGACTGATTATATTGACCTGCTGCTTATCCATCAGGCCTACGGCGACGTGTTCGGCACGTGGCGGGCTATGGAGAAGGCCTATCGTGCAGGCAAGGTGCGCGCCATCGGTGTGAGCAACTTCCAGGCAGGCCGTTTCTTCGACTTTGCCCACTATGTAGATGTGAAACCGATGGTGAACCAGTTGCAGTGCAACACGCTCATCCAGCAGACAGACATCGAACCGATTCATGCAGAGTTTGGCACGAAGATGATGGCGTGGGGACCGCTTGGCGGACAGGGGGTTGACGGCATCGTGAAGAGCGAGGTGCTGACTGCCATCGGAGCGAAATATGGTAAGAGTGCTGCTCAGGTTGCCCTCCGCTGGCTTACCCAGCGCGGTGTCGTGGCTATTCCGAAGTCGAGCCACAAGGAGCGTATGGCGCAAAACTTTGACATCTTCGACTTCACGCTGAGCGATGACGAGATGGCTCATATAGCCAAGATGAACCAGCACGACGCTGGTACCAGAGATTTCGGTGACCCGCAGTTTGTGAAGTACTTGATAAAGACATACGGATGA
- a CDS encoding flavodoxin, with protein sequence MNIKSIITAAIALLISTACSGGAKQEKVMNKDGKSLVVFFSHAGDNYAVGNIEVGNTKIVADYITELTGAEQFEIVTHKYDGMAYNPLIKLAQEEARNGELPEYEGDIDLSKYDTVFIGGPVWWGTYPQVMFTFFKKHANDLKGKTVIPFTTHEGSGLANCVEDVKEAFPGANVTKGFSIYGHEVRTEKKKVEKWLNGLGY encoded by the coding sequence ATGAATATCAAAAGTATCATCACAGCCGCCATAGCATTGCTGATTTCCACAGCTTGCAGCGGTGGCGCAAAACAGGAGAAAGTTATGAACAAGGATGGTAAAAGTTTGGTAGTATTCTTCTCACATGCGGGAGACAACTACGCAGTAGGAAACATTGAGGTAGGTAACACGAAGATTGTGGCAGACTACATCACGGAATTGACAGGTGCAGAGCAGTTTGAAATCGTTACCCACAAGTATGACGGCATGGCCTACAACCCGCTCATCAAACTGGCGCAGGAAGAAGCAAGGAACGGCGAGCTGCCCGAGTATGAGGGCGACATTGATTTGTCAAAGTACGATACGGTGTTCATTGGTGGACCTGTATGGTGGGGCACCTATCCGCAAGTGATGTTCACCTTCTTCAAGAAGCATGCAAACGACCTGAAGGGTAAGACCGTCATTCCTTTCACCACTCATGAAGGTTCTGGATTGGCCAACTGTGTGGAGGATGTGAAGGAAGCATTCCCTGGGGCAAATGTCACCAAGGGCTTCAGCATCTACGGTCACGAGGTGCGTACGGAAAAGAAAAAGGTCGAGAAGTGGTTGAATGGTTTAGGATATTAA
- a CDS encoding restriction endonuclease has product MTEKWNQFVYDLCDAQQRGVDENEYHRLIETQFQLLGWAKYRGEICHKPNIPIGNNNFIQPDILMKRDGEELFVIEVKRPIHSISQREIQQLESYMRQRKIKFGVYIGEHIELFYDKPDSTEAVSVLIIPLELNNKFGELFVELFGKDSFSSNSLTEFCEKRISEKQQELKKIEAQKYLVANGEAIVADKLKQYLKNDCKDSFSEEEIEEIMSGLTISVLPKTVLKGAPLPSVSSIRDMSLSTISINVSKKPAGKPAKYSLNGSPFLAANRFVFEVVKAYVSQHPEMTFSELERVFDPLLQGSCGVIRSLDYLRQKNYKGQRFFDDTSSILRSGDGVEFAVCTQWSYHNTPDFAAHARKLGFSVETT; this is encoded by the coding sequence ATGACAGAGAAGTGGAACCAGTTTGTGTATGATTTGTGTGATGCTCAACAGCGAGGTGTGGACGAGAATGAATATCATCGTTTGATTGAAACTCAATTCCAACTGCTTGGATGGGCAAAATATAGAGGGGAGATATGCCACAAACCGAATATACCAATAGGGAACAACAATTTCATCCAGCCAGATATATTGATGAAAAGGGATGGAGAGGAGCTGTTTGTTATCGAAGTGAAGCGGCCAATTCATTCTATCAGCCAAAGAGAGATACAACAATTGGAATCATATATGCGTCAGCGAAAAATAAAGTTTGGCGTATATATCGGTGAGCACATTGAGCTGTTCTATGACAAGCCAGATAGTACTGAGGCTGTTTCTGTTCTAATAATTCCGCTAGAACTAAACAACAAGTTTGGCGAACTGTTTGTAGAGTTGTTTGGAAAGGACAGCTTTTCATCTAATTCACTTACCGAGTTCTGTGAGAAGCGGATATCAGAAAAGCAGCAGGAGTTGAAGAAAATTGAGGCTCAGAAGTATCTTGTTGCCAATGGAGAGGCAATTGTGGCTGACAAGCTGAAACAATATCTGAAGAATGACTGCAAGGACTCTTTTTCAGAAGAAGAAATTGAGGAGATTATGTCAGGTCTTACTATTTCCGTCTTGCCAAAGACGGTCTTGAAAGGTGCTCCTCTTCCCTCAGTTTCGTCAATTCGTGACATGAGTCTTTCGACTATATCAATAAATGTAAGCAAGAAGCCTGCTGGTAAGCCAGCAAAATATTCATTAAACGGCAGTCCTTTTCTTGCTGCAAACAGGTTTGTGTTTGAGGTAGTCAAGGCGTATGTTAGTCAGCATCCTGAGATGACATTCTCCGAATTGGAACGCGTCTTCGATCCATTACTGCAAGGTTCATGCGGTGTGATACGGTCTTTAGATTATTTGAGACAGAAGAATTATAAAGGACAGCGATTCTTTGATGATACTTCTTCCATTCTTCGTTCTGGCGACGGTGTTGAGTTTGCCGTCTGCACGCAATGGAGTTACCATAACACCCCCGACTTTGCGGCACATGCAAGAAAGCTTGGTTTTTCTGTAGAGACGACATAA
- a CDS encoding AraC family transcriptional regulator — translation MKADFQYSTDFYGMNSYELSHTCMHLLCLAGEASFVFNEHCYHIVKNNLVVIPMPDRVCNLAAHADLQVEWFAADYKFLQNLLPSNNYSIGGSISLNQDPVIKLTNEQAQHLLDDFHRLRDRMDDSHLQFYRELMGSLCLTMMYDIFEAHAQRDATDTHTDRTAYIVKQLMALLATGISRTERDVSYYAERLNVSPKYLSATIKRVTGHSVTSYIDRHTVPILKDYLNDERLSLTQIADLMNFTSLSYFSRYCTKHLGQSPSDYRLSLQPK, via the coding sequence ATGAAGGCAGATTTTCAATATTCCACAGACTTCTACGGGATGAATTCCTATGAGTTGAGTCACACCTGCATGCATCTGCTTTGCTTGGCAGGTGAGGCAAGTTTTGTGTTCAACGAGCATTGCTACCATATCGTGAAGAACAACCTGGTGGTGATACCGATGCCTGATCGTGTCTGCAACCTGGCGGCTCATGCAGACTTGCAGGTAGAATGGTTTGCTGCCGATTACAAGTTCCTACAGAACCTGCTGCCATCGAACAATTACAGCATCGGTGGCAGTATCTCGCTGAACCAAGACCCCGTTATCAAACTGACAAATGAACAGGCACAACATCTGCTTGATGACTTCCATCGTCTTCGTGACCGCATGGACGACAGCCATTTGCAGTTCTATCGTGAGTTGATGGGCAGCCTCTGCCTGACGATGATGTACGACATCTTCGAAGCCCATGCCCAACGTGATGCAACAGATACCCATACTGACCGCACAGCCTACATCGTGAAACAACTGATGGCTCTGCTGGCAACAGGCATCAGTCGGACAGAGCGTGATGTGAGTTACTATGCCGAGCGTCTGAACGTATCGCCAAAATATCTTTCTGCCACCATCAAACGTGTGACAGGACACAGTGTCACCTCCTACATCGACCGACACACCGTACCTATATTGAAAGACTATCTGAATGATGAACGCCTGTCACTCACTCAGATAGCCGACCTGATGAACTTCACATCGCTCTCTTACTTCAGCCGTTACTGCACCAAGCATCTTGGCCAGTCGCCCAGCGATTACCGTCTGAGTCTTCAACCGAAATAA
- the ppdK gene encoding pyruvate, phosphate dikinase, which produces MSQKRVYLFGNGKAEGNAKMREELGGKGANLAEMNHIGVPVPPGFTITTDCCNEYYQVGQQKIMELLNDDVMAAVKHIEDLMNCKFGDAKNPLLVSVRSGARASMPGMMDTILNLGLNDEVAEGMAAKTNNPHFVYDSYRRFVQMYGDVVLEMKPVNKTDIDPFEEIIEAVKKESGVVLDKDLSVEDLKKLVVLFKKAIKERTGKDFPNDPIEQLWGAICAVFRSWMNERAILYRKMEGIPDEWGTAVSVMAMVFGNMGDTSATGVCFSRDAANGENLFNGEYLVNAQGEDVVAGIRTPQQITKIGSQRWAERAGISEEERVAKYPSMEEAMPEIYKELDGIQNKLEEHYRDMQDMEFTVQEGKLWFLQTRNGKRTGAAMVKIAIDLLHEGKIDEKTAIQRCEPQKLDELLHPIFDKKALASAKVIAQGLPASPGAACGQIVFHADDAKAWHEDGHKVVLVRIETSPEDLAGMAAAEGILTARGGMTSHAAVVARGMGKCCVSGVGSLNVSYKDKTVEIDGVVYKEGDYISLNGTTGQVYAGEVPTKAAELSGDFKELMDLCDKYTKLQVRTNADTPHDAQVARAFGAKGIGLTRTEHMFFEDKKIIAMREMILSDSLAGREKALAKLLPYQKADFKGILEAMDGLPVNIRLLDPPLHEFVPHDLAGQETMAKEMGVSLEAIQRRVASLAENNPMLGHRGCRLGITFPEITAMQTRAILGAACELKKEGKNPMPEIMVPLIGTLYELKQQKEVIQATAKEVFAAEGVEVEFEIGTMIEIPRAALTADRIATEAQYFSFGTNDLTQMTFGYSRDDIASFLPVYLDKKILKVDPFQVLDQKGVGKLIKYAVKAGREVRPDLRCGICGEHGGEPSSVKFCAKIGMNYASCSPFRVPIARLAAAQAAVEE; this is translated from the coding sequence ATGAGTCAAAAGAGAGTTTACCTCTTCGGTAATGGTAAGGCCGAAGGTAATGCAAAGATGCGTGAGGAACTCGGTGGCAAGGGTGCTAACCTTGCAGAGATGAACCACATTGGTGTGCCCGTTCCTCCAGGTTTCACAATTACTACTGACTGCTGCAATGAATACTATCAGGTTGGACAGCAGAAAATTATGGAGCTGTTGAACGATGACGTGATGGCTGCCGTGAAGCACATTGAGGACTTGATGAATTGCAAGTTCGGTGATGCAAAGAATCCTTTGTTGGTTTCTGTACGTTCAGGTGCCCGCGCTTCTATGCCTGGTATGATGGACACCATTCTGAACTTGGGTCTGAATGACGAAGTGGCTGAGGGTATGGCTGCAAAGACCAATAATCCTCACTTCGTATATGACTCTTATCGTCGCTTCGTACAGATGTACGGTGACGTGGTGCTGGAGATGAAGCCCGTTAACAAGACTGATATTGATCCATTCGAGGAAATTATCGAAGCAGTGAAGAAAGAGAGTGGCGTAGTGCTTGACAAGGACCTCTCTGTAGAGGACTTGAAGAAACTCGTTGTTCTGTTTAAGAAGGCAATCAAGGAGCGCACAGGTAAGGATTTCCCCAACGATCCTATCGAGCAGTTGTGGGGCGCTATCTGCGCTGTGTTCCGTTCTTGGATGAACGAGCGCGCTATTCTCTATCGTAAGATGGAAGGAATTCCCGACGAGTGGGGTACAGCAGTATCTGTAATGGCTATGGTATTTGGTAACATGGGTGATACCTCTGCTACTGGTGTATGCTTCAGCCGTGACGCTGCTAATGGTGAGAACCTGTTCAACGGTGAGTATCTGGTAAATGCACAGGGTGAGGACGTTGTGGCTGGTATCCGTACTCCACAGCAGATTACAAAGATCGGTTCTCAGCGCTGGGCTGAGCGCGCAGGTATCTCTGAGGAGGAGCGCGTTGCCAAGTATCCTTCAATGGAAGAGGCTATGCCTGAGATCTACAAAGAGCTCGATGGAATTCAGAATAAGCTCGAGGAGCACTATCGCGATATGCAGGATATGGAGTTCACCGTTCAGGAAGGCAAGCTGTGGTTCTTGCAGACCCGTAACGGTAAGCGTACCGGTGCTGCTATGGTGAAGATTGCCATCGACCTGCTCCACGAGGGTAAGATTGATGAGAAGACCGCTATCCAGCGTTGTGAGCCTCAGAAGCTCGACGAGCTGTTGCACCCCATCTTCGATAAGAAGGCCTTGGCTTCTGCTAAGGTTATTGCACAGGGTCTGCCCGCTTCTCCTGGTGCTGCTTGTGGTCAGATTGTATTCCACGCTGATGACGCAAAGGCTTGGCACGAGGATGGTCACAAGGTAGTGCTCGTTCGTATCGAGACTTCTCCTGAAGACCTCGCTGGTATGGCTGCTGCTGAGGGTATCCTCACCGCTCGTGGCGGTATGACCTCTCACGCTGCCGTTGTGGCTCGTGGTATGGGTAAGTGCTGCGTTTCTGGTGTAGGTTCACTGAATGTAAGCTATAAGGATAAGACCGTTGAGATCGATGGTGTCGTATATAAAGAGGGTGATTACATCTCTCTGAATGGTACAACAGGTCAGGTATATGCTGGCGAGGTTCCCACAAAGGCTGCTGAGCTGAGTGGCGACTTCAAGGAGCTGATGGACCTCTGCGACAAGTACACCAAGCTGCAGGTTCGTACCAATGCTGATACTCCTCACGATGCACAGGTGGCTCGCGCCTTCGGTGCTAAGGGTATCGGTCTGACACGTACTGAGCACATGTTCTTCGAGGATAAGAAGATCATTGCTATGCGTGAGATGATTCTGAGCGACAGTCTGGCTGGTCGTGAGAAGGCTTTGGCTAAGTTGCTGCCTTATCAGAAGGCTGACTTCAAGGGTATCCTCGAGGCTATGGACGGTCTGCCCGTGAACATCCGTCTGCTCGATCCTCCCTTGCACGAGTTCGTTCCCCACGATCTGGCTGGTCAGGAAACCATGGCTAAGGAGATGGGCGTATCGCTTGAGGCTATCCAGCGTCGTGTGGCTTCTCTGGCAGAGAACAACCCAATGCTGGGTCACCGTGGTTGCCGTCTGGGTATTACCTTCCCTGAGATTACTGCTATGCAGACCCGTGCTATCCTCGGTGCTGCTTGTGAGCTGAAGAAGGAAGGCAAGAATCCTATGCCAGAGATCATGGTTCCTCTGATTGGTACACTCTACGAGTTGAAGCAGCAGAAGGAGGTTATCCAGGCTACCGCTAAGGAGGTATTTGCTGCTGAGGGTGTTGAGGTTGAGTTCGAGATTGGTACGATGATTGAGATTCCTCGTGCTGCTCTGACTGCAGATCGCATCGCTACTGAGGCTCAGTACTTCTCATTCGGTACCAACGACCTGACTCAGATGACCTTCGGTTACAGCCGTGACGATATCGCTTCGTTCTTGCCTGTATACCTCGATAAGAAGATCTTGAAGGTTGACCCATTCCAGGTACTTGACCAGAAGGGTGTAGGTAAGCTCATTAAGTATGCCGTGAAGGCAGGTCGTGAGGTTCGTCCTGACCTGCGTTGCGGTATCTGTGGTGAGCATGGTGGTGAGCCTAGCTCAGTGAAGTTCTGCGCTAAGATTGGCATGAACTACGCTTCTTGTTCACCTTTCCGTGTGCCCATCGCACGCCTTGCCGCCGCCCAGGCAGCCGTTGAGGAGTAA
- a CDS encoding Dabb family protein, giving the protein MVKHIILWTLNPDLSEDEKQAVKEGIKSGLEGLVGQVPGLIDVKVNISGRLASSNADVMLDSTLESEEALKGYAQHPAHVAVANEKVRPYTVQRSCLDFEI; this is encoded by the coding sequence ATGGTAAAACACATTATTCTTTGGACACTAAACCCTGATTTGTCGGAAGATGAAAAACAGGCTGTAAAAGAAGGCATCAAGTCTGGATTGGAAGGCCTCGTAGGCCAGGTTCCCGGACTCATTGATGTCAAAGTGAATATCAGCGGACGCTTAGCATCTTCTAATGCAGATGTCATGCTTGACTCTACGCTTGAGTCAGAAGAGGCTCTGAAGGGATATGCCCAGCATCCCGCTCATGTGGCCGTAGCCAATGAAAAGGTACGTCCCTATACTGTGCAGCGTTCATGTCTGGACTTTGAGATTTGA
- the rlmD gene encoding 23S rRNA (uracil(1939)-C(5))-methyltransferase RlmD: protein MARSKKPLPLLEGVTIEAVAAEGKCLFHWNDLVVFVPFCVPGDVCDIQIRRKKHSFAEGEVVRIIEPSKVRAVPFCKHFGVCGGCKWQNLPYEEQLKFKQQQVFDQLHRIGKVELPEFRPILGSVKTQEYRNKLDYGCANKRYLTKEEITDLPKDESQSLKDVPAIGFHITGAFDKILPIEKCWLMDDLHNQIRNDIRDYAIEHGISFFDLRAQVGLLRDVIIRNSASGEWMVIIQFHYDETGGEKEALDLLQHVADTFPQITSLLYLDNQKCNDTIGDQEILVFKGEDHIFELMEDLKFKVGPKSFYQTNTEQAYHLYSVAREFAGLTGNEMVYDLYTGTGTIANFVAKKAKKVIGIEYVPEAIEDAKINSEINGIENTLFYAGDMKDILTDEFIAEHGRPDVIITDPPRAGMHPDVVKTILRAAPERIVYVSCNPATQARDLQDLDEQYKVAEVQPVDMFPHTPHVENVVLLIKR, encoded by the coding sequence ATGGCGAGAAGTAAGAAACCATTACCCCTATTAGAAGGCGTCACCATTGAGGCAGTAGCAGCTGAAGGCAAGTGTTTGTTCCACTGGAACGACTTGGTTGTTTTTGTACCTTTCTGCGTACCTGGTGACGTTTGCGACATTCAGATCCGTCGTAAGAAGCACTCTTTTGCCGAGGGCGAGGTAGTACGAATCATTGAGCCAAGCAAGGTGCGGGCCGTTCCTTTCTGTAAGCACTTCGGCGTATGCGGTGGCTGTAAATGGCAGAACCTACCATACGAGGAACAGTTGAAGTTCAAACAGCAGCAGGTCTTTGACCAGTTGCATCGCATTGGAAAAGTAGAACTGCCTGAGTTCCGTCCCATTCTTGGTTCGGTTAAGACGCAGGAGTATCGCAACAAACTGGACTATGGATGCGCCAACAAGCGTTATCTGACAAAAGAGGAAATCACCGATCTTCCCAAGGACGAGAGTCAGAGTTTGAAGGATGTGCCTGCCATCGGCTTCCATATCACAGGTGCCTTCGATAAGATTCTACCCATTGAGAAGTGCTGGCTCATGGACGATTTACATAATCAGATTCGCAACGACATCCGCGACTATGCCATAGAACACGGCATCTCTTTCTTCGATCTGCGTGCTCAAGTTGGATTGCTGCGTGATGTTATTATTCGCAATAGTGCCAGCGGAGAATGGATGGTGATTATCCAGTTCCATTATGACGAGACAGGCGGTGAGAAGGAAGCACTTGATCTGTTGCAGCACGTAGCTGACACATTCCCACAAATCACTTCCCTACTCTATCTGGACAATCAGAAGTGTAACGATACCATTGGCGACCAGGAGATTTTGGTATTCAAGGGCGAGGATCATATCTTTGAGTTGATGGAAGACCTGAAGTTCAAAGTAGGTCCAAAGTCGTTTTATCAGACAAATACCGAACAAGCTTACCATTTGTATAGCGTAGCAAGAGAGTTTGCTGGATTGACAGGCAACGAGATGGTTTACGACCTCTACACGGGAACAGGCACCATCGCTAATTTCGTAGCCAAGAAAGCCAAGAAGGTTATCGGTATCGAGTATGTTCCCGAGGCCATTGAGGATGCGAAGATAAACTCCGAGATTAACGGCATCGAGAACACATTGTTCTATGCTGGCGACATGAAGGACATTCTTACGGACGAGTTCATTGCCGAGCACGGACGCCCCGATGTGATTATCACCGACCCACCTCGTGCCGGCATGCACCCTGATGTAGTAAAGACTATTCTGCGTGCTGCCCCCGAACGAATCGTATATGTATCATGTAACCCTGCCACACAGGCTCGCGACTTGCAGGATCTGGACGAACAATATAAGGTTGCAGAGGTTCAGCCCGTCGATATGTTCCCTCACACTCCTCACGTAGAGAACGTAGTTTTACTGATTAAAAGATAA